The Anoplopoma fimbria isolate UVic2021 breed Golden Eagle Sablefish chromosome 10, Afim_UVic_2022, whole genome shotgun sequence sequence ATTGAACATATACAATCATTTCCATTGAGAGTTCCAGTGCTCTTCAGTCAAACGGGGACATTAATCCTATCGCGTGACTGCCACCTGCTGACTCAGAAGCGCAACTCATCCAACAAAATCCAACAAGAGCGCAGGTTTTATTCAATCACCCGGCGTCTCCTCCATCCACAAACTCGGAACCAAGGCTAAATCTAAGTCCTCAGCTTGGTCTACACGGCTGATTGTCAGCGGCCAACCACTAACAAACACCAGTGTCTGGGTACAAGCCAAGATGATAAAACCTCGCGtcgctgcaggaggaggaggaggaggaggaggaggaggagggaagctCATGTATAAAGTCAGAGGGCTGCACATGTGGGGCCACATTGACAGAGAGACTCCAGACTAACGCATCTGCGCTCCTGCGTGAATCTCTTGAGGACAATCACCGAAACATTTTGCGTATAGGACTGATACACTGGATGGTTATTTTGTCCACTACTGGAGGATTAATCATTTTTCTTGAGCAAAATTTCTTTTTCGAATTAGAAGAGCCTGGAGTTATGGatatatacattttgatttCCGCGTTGTCAGTGATGCTCTCCTGGTTTATGTGCACAGGTAAATTTCGCATGTTCTTTCTCCAACAGACaaacaattgattttttttacctatttaaCCTCTGCATTTCTCAAGTCCAATGCATTGTAGGCACATACTAATAATATTGTAATATCTGTATTACTTCAATTATTTTACCTgcaaagtatcaaaacaaaCTCTTGCTGCAATTATGCTGACATGATAAGCGGTGTTTTGATAACGATGTTTTAATTACAGTGCTATCGGCGCCAGCTGGAGAGACATCCACTGCTGGAGAGACATCCACTGCCTCCACCGACACCAAGCCGCTGCGCCATGTGCGGAACAAACGCTGCTCCTGCGCGTCTTTCGAGGACAATGAGTGCGTCTACTTCTGCCACCTGGACATCATATGGGTCAACACTCCCGAGTAAGTCAACGTCAACAGATTACATACTTTTCTACAGAAGTCCTCATAGTGAATAGGACACTTCATTTGgggcaaaattaaaaaattgaTTACTTTTTTAGATGTATTGGATAAAAGTTTAATTAGCATATATTAAAGGTTGAGATTTTGAGGAGATTGGACGcaatctgttgttgttttttttaaatatcctaCAGTTTGCTTATTTTATCAAGGGTTGAAAATCAAACAATCGGTCTCCATTCGTTCATAACGTTTTTAACCTGAATTATGTCACTTTTGCATTCCAGGCGCGTGGTCTCGTACGGACTGGGCAACGCTCCCAGAACGAAGCGCGCGGCCTCGGACTCCATGGCAACCAGCAGCGATCCTCGCTGCCAGTGTCTCCGCCAAAACGACAACGCATGTCGAAACTTCTGCCGGCTGGAAAACCACCTCAGGTAACTATAAGCAACTTGCATTTTTCACAACAGCTTCCATAACATCTCGTGCACAGGCAATAACAATTATAATCCACACATCACGTATCATTTACTGTCAGCGATACTAGGAATCGCCCGAGTCTGTAAATTCTTGTGCGCGTTTCCACCTCATGTGAGAACACGCTTCTTAAATGTCCCGTGATGGCGTCGAAACTGTTTGACCTGCCAATGAAATGTGATCCCGCTTCTCAccgtgtgttttgttttatgcgCTCTCAGGTATGAAACGTCCCCAGACACGGTGATCCGCTCCGCCGAGGGCGACGGCTGTGCCGAGGCGCAGTGCAAACACAAGCCGGCAGCAGACACGGGCACGATTAACAGGTAAGACGACCGCTTACACTCAATATCTCAAAGTgtgtttgcaaaaataaatggaCATGGTAATTATAAACTCACGCAACACTGAGGCTATCTCAGGATACATATTATTTTGCATGGTTAgccagagagataaaaaaacaaaaaaaaaacaggcagcatGAGGAATTTCAGGAATTACCCTCAAGCAAGGAAATCCCTTCACGAGGACTGAGCCATAATGACTTCTATAAAACCTCTAAGATTGTAGAGAAATCAGTGCATCACTTTCCATCACTTAGGAGTGAGAGTAATGTGGGCATTAGAGCTCCTCTCTGAAACATGATGGTACATGAGTGTGGCAACACCTCTCAAAGCTGCGGCGCCCTTCGTCTGCACTTTGACACATTAATAATaggaaaaatacacaacaatcTGCTGAAACCACTTAAAAGGGTGTTCTGTGTGACACTTGACATGCTTAGCCGTTTAAATGTgagtgactgacagctgatgtcCACTCAGCTACATAGGCTTGCATTTTGCATAACTTGTGAAATCGATGGTTTGGGTGACTAATTGTTTTCCGTCTTTGTGTACAGGGTGAGGAACAGCAACAAGAAACGGGTGTCACCTCTAGCAATCAGGGCTGCCTTAAGAACCCGTCTGCTGCTCAAGAAGTGGAGGGCGAGGCAGCACCACAGGGCAAGAGCTTGGGAGGGCGAGAGCAAGGCCTCCTAAAGATGACAGATGAGCTTCGCACCTTGTTATGCTGAAGGGGGGTTTCATTAGCCCTTCTCTAGAAGCCAGTGGGGAGCCCCGTGGAAGGACAATGGAGAGCCCAAATGAGCTTGGCCAGCGTCCTCCGTGTCGGCTCTGTGGCTGCGGCGTCAGAGCTGGACTGTGTCGCACTTCATGAGACAGACGAACGGAGTCAAAGACAATAGAGGGAGTTCAGGTGAAGGGAGATAAGCTGAACGGAGGACTTGGCCTCAGTCTGCACTATCAAGACATTCATCTTGCAGGTGTCACGGTCAGAGCCTTTGGactcagaagaaaaacaacaaatagcATTTCAAAAACTTGATATTACTGGAAGGATTTCACATAAATCCCTctgttacagaaaataaaaatcactgcCGTATATGGAAGAAGGCAGTCCTGCTTATTGTATTTCAAAATTTCAAAATGGCATTATACAGCTGCATAAGCAGACTGTTATACAAGATATACTGTGTTATAGAGTGGATCATGTGCCTTATGTCACTGTTCTACACAAGACTTTTTTCCAACCGACTGAAAATATTTGCTACATTTTACCTAAAAGCTTGTCTTGTATGTGAAGTCATTGTAGCTATGCTGTACAGTAGCTGCTAGGAGTTTTGTCATGCTGATGTTATCACATAATTCTCTGCATGTgtcataatttaataattttccACTTAATATGCTATTTacgtgttttatttatttattttgttcacattGTTATTTGATGGCCATATTGGTCCGTCACATATTTGAGTTTGTCATTTCTATGAAATGTTTTGTCACCGAGGTGCCAAAGTTTGgccaaactgaaataaaatttGTATACCCTTATTTAAAAGAACAACAGATCAACTCCATCGTTATTGTTTTATGTGCAGTGAAGTGGATCTCTGAAGCTAAAGTAGATCCCTGACGTGAGAAAAAGCTGTTTATCTATCTGAATTTGAAGATAATCTGGAATAGAGGGAACTGACGCCACAAATCTTCTGTGAACAATGACATTTAGTACCAAAAGACGATTTTAAATTGGTAAATAAACTCtaaaagtgaaagagaaaggagTAAGTCAAAGTGTGAGAGATggggatgaagagagagacagactcaGATGTGATAACAAGAGAGTGTTGCTGTGGAAGACAACGAGGCAAAGAGCAATAAAACCCCACTAACCCTGCTGCCAAACCAGAGAATACACTGAATCAGCTGAAGTAGATTTAAGGTTTCTTTCAGCAGCTTAGATTTCAAAGACACATCCagcacagtttgttttcagctcTGTTATGATCTCCTTAGATATCCATCACCCTTCAAACTGAGCTTTTACAACCGAGAAGTGACTCAGCAGAATTCAACAAAGCCTGAGTCACTCTTATGTTATGCTCTTAACCACCTGTCCTGGCCTCTCGGCTCACCTCTGACGGTTATTGCAGATAAAGGCCGCTATTTACAGCTGCTGTCCCGTAATCACCCTTCACCACTCCTCCAGCCTTTGCATCTGTTTTTCTCCTGAAACCAATCCTTCTGGAGCTAACGAGATTAATGTAATCTCGGCTCATAAATCAACTTTCATTTCAGTAAATTACTCATCAGGATAATTCAGCTGCtgtcaaaaagaaaaccttATATAAGGAAAATGCCAACTTTACTTATAGACAGGCATGTAATCcatgtaaaaaaattaatttctCTCAAAAATCTTTTAATACAACTCATCAGTGAGCATGGATTAGAAAATAAGACTTAACTTAAACTCTGAGGATCAGCGATTAAAGTAGGTATTCTTTAAAGTTTTTACCATCACtagcacttttttaaaaaccaagaGGAGATTAAAGTACTGTCCCCTCTCGGCTGTAAATATGAATGTCAGACAAGTTGTTCTTGGATTCAGTTCAAACATCGGAGCGCCTAAACGTCGCCTCCATCACTCATCGCAGAGCTGCTTGTTCTGGCAGCGCTGAACAATCCAATGCAAATGGGTTGGAGAGACTTATCTATACAGCCCATTTAGCAAACAAATCCACGGTGGATTCTGTGCCTCGGGcttattgaaagaaaataagttgTGTCCTCCTGCGTGCAGAGTccaatcataataataataatgtcgtCATATTTTCCAGACAGGACATACTTTTTGCTTGCAAAACAAATTGAAGACAGTCAGGACTGCAGACAATTTGAgaacaacagagagaaagttAATTTTGATGCGTAAGAAATGTGTTGTGGATTTAAACCCTGCGATGCAGGTACAGTCTTTGAAGCCAAACAAACAGCCTGTTCGTGCAGGCAAATCTGCTCTCTTGGGGTTGGAAAGGACATTGACTCAAAAAGGAGTCAGCATAATGCTTAAAGTTATTGGTCCACAGCATGTTACATTACAAGTTAAACTGAGCCACAAAAGGGAGGCTTTCCAATTTAAAAGAGGCTGTATTACAACATTTCTCTACATATATTTCTCTCTCAGGTTTAAGAACACGATGCATGATGTTAAGATGACTCACAACATGTTTGAGACCAAAAGTAATCAGATTATTAAGTAAAAGCTGACAATGCCACTGTAAATACTCCTGTAcatgtaaaatgcaaatattgtcagcaaaatgttgttaaaggatcaaaagtaaaagtactcattatgcagaagaATGATCCATAACCCTAACCTATCATATTATGTGTTATATATTGGATTTTGTTAccaaagcagcattttaatgttagaATTGATCCAAAAGAGTTAACTAGAAGCATTCTATATACTGTTGAGTagtttaaatgataaaatgcaTGTTCTATAAGCTCATCATatgcttttttaatgtaaaatcagAATCTTAAAAGTAGTTAAAGCTTTCAAATAACTGCaattgagtaaaaaaacaacaatatctatgtctgaaatgtagtggagtagaagtataaagtggtatttaatgtaaatattaaagtagAAGGTAGGTTCAAgattaatttattgtcattgtacaacacgGTTGCGCAACAAAATCCAGTGATAGTCCCATTTTGCTaaataaggaaaacaaaaagagcaaTAATACTGATTGATGTTATTATACGGGGGTACCAAATTGTGCTTTCCACCTCTCACATTATTATTCTACCCAACTTCTATTGAAAATCCATATCACTACAGCCCTATTAGCACACTGACTCCATAGTTTATCAGATCACCTTTATCAAAACGTCTGCTGCATGTTTGCCTCTGTGACATGGCTCTTTCACTCTTATCTTCAAACTCATCCCATGCCCTTTACGTCACGAGCCAGCCGTGGCTTTATTAAGCTCTCAGTGCCGCAGTATCGTTGCTGGAAAGGAGAGGCCTTCATGTACCTGCACACTGAAGAGGTTAACAGCATGCAGCCGGGCCCAGGACCAAACACAATGGCACTAACCTTCTAAACTATGCAGCATCTACGCAAGGAACTCCCCTGTGGCATTAGTTTTGGAATAACTCATTAGTCTATTGAATAGTGTGAGCGCGAACATAATACCCCATACGCAGCGAGGAATCTCCACAACTTAACAGGAATTCTCCAGCTCAGGAGTCGAACAATAGGACGCTGAGAGGAACATCTGGGCGGGGCGGACTGGAGCATGCTCGACTCTACCTCCACACGCCCTGTAACCCAACCAACACTTGCTGTGCCAAAGCATGTCACGAAACCCTTTTGCAACTCGACCCAGGGGGGAATGATTCAAGTGGCAGCCCGAGTCAAACTCAGGATTTGGCTGAAAAATATCACCAGGAGTCAGCTGAAGGATTGAGCACCACGGGGGAACTTGTTAGGGAGGTTCACctgaggagtggtggggggttGGGTTGGTTGGGTTGGAGGAGGTTGCCCTGTTAGTGTTGAGTTTTGCAAGAGAAAGTCAAGACTGGCAACTTGAGAGACTCTCCTTTGTGGTTGAATTTGATTTGTCATAACATTTGGGCGAGAGGGGATGACACACTTCTCAGAGAGCTTATTATGGGAATCTGCAGGTATCTCTCAGCACTTTGTCAGCCTGTAATCCCGCTTTTAGTCCAACCCAACCCAGTAActccctgcctgcctgccagGAGCACAACAAATACTCAAACACATTACAGGAATTATCCCCGAGATATTTCAAAAATGCTTTGCTGGCAGACATGAATGCTTCTGCTCTTCCCTGGCTTTATTTAACATTGCTGCAGTTTGAAGTGTGAAGTcaaagagagtgagaaaataTGCACATTTTGGAGGGAATGTTCAGAATGCAGAGAAGAAAGAATTATACACCAAGTTTCAGGAACAGGTCACAGTTTGAACTCTATGGTCCAAAATTAACTCGGTCAAATGTAAACACGTTACATGCCAACTATATACACTTGATGTACACACATAATAAAAGCATGGGGAAGAATGCATCTATTTGGAACTTGATgtaattatttgcatttttgttgaAGCGCCTAACAGGTGTTAGTCTTAGAGCATTCCAGATGGAGTAATTCACCCTGTCGAACATTCATCAACGTCTGACGGGAAAAGGCCTGCGGGTGTGTTATGAAGGAGTACAGTTTAACCTCAGTCAAAGctttaaaacagctttattaACTTCTATTTTTAGTCATGCTAGCAGTGTTTCTCTAAGGATGGTAATGTTGGTCATTCATTCCACCGTTTTGGTgatgaaacatctcaacaatcATTAGATGGATTGCCACAAGAACATAATTCTCTTTTAGCAACAAAGTGTGGCTCAGGGTGAAATACCTTGTCAACCATCGGATGGACTTCCATTAGATTTGCTAAAGATATCCAAAGTCCgcagaggataaatcctaatGACTTGTTGGCTCTCTTTTATATCTAGCATtatcataaaatgaaaaagaaaattgtccactatttttgttttcaataactTCTAAACAAACCATATTCccaatcagcctcagctgtactttgtatttaGTGCTGATAATAACCATATGTTAGCGTGCTAATACGCCAAACCAAGATATTGAAAATTGGTAAACATTACAGCTgctaaacataaacatgttggCTTGTTATTGTGATCATGCAGTTTTtggctcaaagcaccactgtgtcCAAGTACAGCCTAgcgtggctgtagactctttgtctctttgtcctgAGGCTTAATTTTATATAGAATCAAACTGCTCAAGGCTATCTTAGTCCAGTGATAAAGTACCACTGATATGAATGTCCCTTTCTGCTTGAAGATTTTTGACCCATATTTTCTCACTACTATAATTGTCAACAAAATATGTGCTGATATATTtgaccaaaaataaacattacagtatctgaaaaaaacattctaaGCCAACAGACAGATATCAATCTGCTTTGGGTTTCCAAGGATAAAATTCAAGTAAAAATAGATAAGAAATGGGGACTCTTAATTACAGCAGCATGCAAGGTAACACATGTTAATAAGAATATTCCTgtctgttttgcttttcttaacactgtgtttgtttacattgctAGGAGATTAAGCTCTtattctttcactctcttttttttcttgctcagCCTCCATCAACACGGGATGAAAATCCTTTCTGAAGGATGCATAAGGTCAATGTTGATAGACATTGACGGTGTGTATGAAGCAGGGAAGCCTTTTCCTTTGTGTGCAAATCACTTCAAAAAAGGCCATTTCATCAGAGATCATTGCCAGTATCTCAGTTTGCATTTGTTAATGCATGTAAAATATCAAAGCAATGCATCAGTCTTTAGAATAAGTGAGTTtgaaacaacaatgtttttttgagtGTTAAATGTTTGAGTTGTTCAAGCAATTTTATCTGGAGCAGCTTATCCATTAGCACACAAACCGTTTCATAACACATCCTGACTGTAAAAAGCCAACGTTCTTTTAAAATTCTATAGGTTACTGTGCAGTAAATAGCTTCGGGTTCCAACATGTTGGAAATACAATAGGTTCAACCTAGCATATAACATGTAACTGGGAAACTTAAATCACAAAAAGCACCAGAATCTGAGTTAGACACCTGGGGTAAAAACCTTGATAATAATGCAACTAATATACAGTAGCCATGTTGTTTTAAAGTAATAGTTATACAATTTCATAAgcagaat is a genomic window containing:
- the edn1 gene encoding endothelin-1; the encoded protein is MVILSTTGGLIIFLEQNFFFELEEPGVMDIYILISALSVMLSWFMCTVLSAPAGETSTAGETSTASTDTKPLRHVRNKRCSCASFEDNECVYFCHLDIIWVNTPERVVSYGLGNAPRTKRAASDSMATSSDPRCQCLRQNDNACRNFCRLENHLRYETSPDTVIRSAEGDGCAEAQCKHKPAADTGTINRVRNSNKKRVSPLAIRAALRTRLLLKKWRARQHHRARAWEGESKAS